One part of the Acidobacteriota bacterium genome encodes these proteins:
- the ftsZ gene encoding cell division protein FtsZ has product MNEVREEGGRPSPSLQTAERLRLTLAEPANAGARIKVIGVGGGGSNAVNRMVRAGLEGVEFIVANTDRQALEQNAAPVKIQIGAKLTKGLGAGADPNIGRQAALEDTDQLIEALDGADMVFVTTGMGGGTGTGAAPVIASLATELGALTIAVVTKPFKFEGKRRFGQAERGLDELRASVDTVITIPNERLLQTIDRTTPLPEAFAAADDVLRQAIQGISDLILVPGLINLDFADVKAIMAGMGFAIMGTGVAEGESRAVEAATRAISSPLLEDASVKGARGVIINVTGGPDFSLIEVNEASTIIQEAAHEDANIIFGAVVDPRMQGRIKITVIATGFDRPTATAVPTPVDLHQYSAARHDSEMERIATSRVAIARRPPVELPVASGHASAATGTDGAAGLDDTSPLDVPAFLRRQSEG; this is encoded by the coding sequence ATGAACGAAGTCAGGGAGGAGGGGGGGCGTCCGTCCCCGAGTCTCCAGACCGCCGAGCGCCTGCGGCTCACGCTGGCGGAGCCCGCCAACGCCGGCGCCCGCATCAAGGTGATCGGGGTCGGCGGCGGCGGCAGCAACGCCGTCAACCGCATGGTCCGCGCGGGACTCGAGGGCGTCGAGTTCATCGTGGCCAACACCGACCGGCAGGCGCTCGAGCAGAACGCCGCTCCGGTGAAGATCCAGATCGGCGCCAAGCTCACCAAGGGGCTCGGCGCGGGGGCCGACCCGAACATCGGACGGCAGGCGGCGCTCGAGGACACCGACCAGCTCATCGAGGCGCTCGACGGGGCCGACATGGTGTTCGTGACGACCGGGATGGGCGGGGGCACCGGCACCGGGGCCGCGCCCGTGATCGCCAGTCTGGCCACCGAGCTCGGGGCGTTGACCATCGCCGTCGTCACCAAGCCCTTCAAGTTCGAGGGCAAGCGCCGGTTCGGGCAGGCCGAGCGCGGCCTCGACGAACTGCGCGCCAGCGTCGACACCGTGATCACGATTCCGAACGAGCGGCTGCTGCAGACGATCGATCGCACGACGCCGCTGCCCGAGGCGTTCGCGGCCGCCGACGACGTCCTGCGCCAGGCCATTCAGGGCATCTCGGACCTGATCCTGGTGCCTGGGCTCATCAACCTCGATTTCGCCGACGTTAAGGCGATCATGGCGGGCATGGGCTTCGCCATCATGGGCACCGGCGTGGCCGAGGGCGAGAGCCGGGCGGTCGAGGCGGCGACCCGGGCCATCTCGAGCCCCCTGCTCGAGGACGCCTCGGTGAAGGGGGCGCGCGGCGTCATCATCAACGTCACGGGCGGGCCCGACTTCTCGCTGATCGAGGTGAACGAGGCGTCGACCATCATCCAGGAGGCCGCGCACGAAGACGCCAACATCATCTTCGGCGCGGTGGTCGATCCGCGGATGCAGGGCCGGATCAAGATCACGGTCATCGCCACGGGCTTCGACCGGCCCACGGCGACCGCGGTGCCGACGCCCGTCGACCTGCACCAGTACTCGGCGGCGCGTCACGACTCGGAGATGGAGCGCATCGCCACGTCGAGGGTTGCCATCGCCAGGCGGCCGCCGGTCGAGCTTCCGGTCGCCAGCGGGCATGCCTCGGCCGCGACCGGCACCGACGGCGCGGCCGGCCTCGACGACACCTCGCCCCTCGACGTGCCGGCCTTCCTGCGTCGGCAGAGCGAGGGATAG
- the ftsA gene encoding cell division protein FtsA produces MARKDRYLVGLDVGTSKVTAIVGEVMEDDGLDIIGVGVADSRGIKRGLVVNLEAAVDSIKRAIEEAELTAGIEIDTVHLGLSGANVKGFNSRGVVAVAGKNREISREDVRRAIDAAKAVSLPSGREILHVLPQDFVVDDQDGIGSPTGMTGSRLEVNVHVITGSASSTQNVVACVNRAGVEVEGTVLEQLAAAESVLTPDERELGVALVDIGGGTTDFAIFERGSLWHTGVVAVGGDHFTNDIAVGLRTPVPDAERVKRRCGCALSAMVGEDETMEVASVGGRNPRIMARRIISEILQPRAEEIFHLLWDEIRRAGFEKSLHSGIVLTGGASMLEGLPEIAEQIFDLPIRRGHPVGVGGLTDHVNSPAFATAVGLVMYAHRHRALRDRGRGASSVFERFAGWVRSLFRTLHE; encoded by the coding sequence GTGGCACGTAAGGACCGGTACCTGGTCGGGCTCGACGTCGGCACCTCGAAGGTGACCGCCATCGTCGGCGAGGTGATGGAGGACGACGGCCTCGACATCATCGGCGTGGGCGTGGCCGATTCCCGCGGCATCAAGCGCGGCCTGGTCGTCAACCTCGAGGCCGCGGTCGATTCGATCAAGCGGGCGATCGAGGAAGCGGAGCTCACCGCCGGAATCGAGATCGACACGGTGCACCTCGGGCTGTCGGGCGCCAACGTCAAGGGATTCAACAGCCGGGGCGTTGTCGCCGTCGCCGGCAAGAACCGGGAGATCTCGCGCGAGGACGTCCGCCGCGCCATCGACGCCGCCAAGGCGGTGTCGCTGCCGAGCGGCCGCGAGATCCTCCACGTGCTGCCGCAGGACTTCGTCGTCGACGACCAGGACGGCATCGGGTCGCCGACCGGCATGACCGGCTCGCGCCTCGAGGTCAACGTCCACGTGATCACGGGCAGCGCCTCGTCGACCCAGAACGTCGTCGCCTGCGTGAACCGCGCCGGCGTCGAGGTGGAAGGGACCGTGCTCGAGCAGCTCGCCGCCGCGGAATCGGTGCTGACACCCGACGAGCGCGAGCTCGGGGTCGCGCTCGTGGACATCGGTGGCGGGACGACCGACTTCGCCATCTTCGAGCGCGGCAGCCTCTGGCACACGGGGGTCGTCGCCGTGGGCGGCGACCATTTCACCAACGACATCGCCGTCGGCCTGAGGACGCCCGTGCCCGACGCCGAGCGCGTCAAGCGCCGCTGCGGCTGCGCCCTGTCGGCGATGGTCGGCGAGGACGAGACGATGGAGGTGGCCAGCGTGGGCGGGCGGAACCCGCGCATCATGGCGCGCCGCATCATCTCGGAGATCCTGCAGCCACGCGCCGAAGAGATCTTCCACCTGCTCTGGGACGAGATCCGGCGGGCGGGCTTCGAGAAGTCGCTGCACTCGGGCATCGTGCTCACCGGCGGCGCATCGATGCTCGAGGGCCTGCCCGAGATCGCCGAGCAGATCTTCGACCTGCCCATCCGCCGGGGCCATCCGGTCGGTGTCGGCGGACTCACCGATCACGTCAACAGCCCGGCCTTCGCCACGGCCGTCGGCCTCGTCATGTACGCCCACCGTCACAGGGCCCTCCGCGATCGGGGACGCGGCGCGAGCAGCGTTTTCGAGCGGTTCGCGGGATGGGTCCGCAGCCTCTTCAGGACGCTCCATGAATGA